The sequence below is a genomic window from Citricoccus muralis.
CATTGCCGCGCGCGTGACCGGCTGGACCGCTCACGTCATGGAGCAGCGTGCAAGCAACTCCCTGATCCGCCCGCTCTCGGCCTACAACGGCCCGGACGAGCGCACCGTGAGCTAAACCGGCCCACCCACGGCATCACACACGACGGCGCCCTCCCTCTCACCGTGAGAGGGCGGGCGTCGCGTCGTCACGGTCACCCCGGCAGCGGCATGTCCTCATCAGCCGGTTCGTCGTACTCGATCGACCGGAGATTATCGGTGGTCGTCTGGTACCTCTCGTCCTCGAGGAATGCCGCGACGGTGTCTTCGCGTCCAGACTTTCCGGTGAGGTACTCCATCAACTCCTGGGTGAAAATAACCGAAATCAGCGTGGTTTCGCCTTCGTAATTTCCAGACAGCGGTGCAAAATAGGCCCACCCTGGCTGGCTAGCTGGATCGCTGTCGCCCGTCTCGGGCGCCTCCGGAGAGGAGACAATTTCCGAGACCGTCCGGTACTCGCCGGTTTCCCACCCCATGTCTTCAACATTGTGATCACGATCGTTCGCGCCCAACCACTGCACATTGGTGCGGAGGTAAACATGTTCGGCGCTATCGCGGCTGGGCAGATCCAACTCCTCCACATGGACAGTTCTCCAATGCTGAGCTCGCCAGCCGTCCGTATCGATAGCACCAGCGTGGAGAATCGCGTTGACGGTGATGTCGCCCATGGGGCTGGAGATTTCTATACTTTCACGCGCCACACCGTTGTACTGGTTGCTGGAGGCATCGTAGCCGACGGTCTCCGCGGTCCAGCCCTCGGGAACCTCGAAGCTGAACGTTCCACCTTGGGACGTGAACGTCTCCGTGGCAGGTGACTCCGCTGCGTCGTCTGATCCGGAGGTATCGTCGCTCGGCGATTGGGAGGGATCTGGCGTCCCCGCATCAGACTCTGAGGGTTCGTTGTCGGTCGGTTCCGTGGTGACGGTGACGGTGTCGCTCGGTTCCGCGTCAGTGTCGGCATCGGATGAACATGCAGTGACGGTCAGCCCGAGCACAGACGCGAGCGCGAGCACACTCAGGGAATGACGTCGTGAAGTTGCAGCCATGATGATTCACCTTTCGCTGAGGCCGAATGCTACTGAATCGGCATATCCTCTTCGGCGGGCTGTTCATAACTCATGGAAGCGAGAATCTCGCGGGTGGTCAGATACCACTCGTTCTCCAAGAACGCCTCGACGGCAGCGTCCTGTCCCGTCTCGCCGGTGAGTCCCTCGATGAGTTCTTGGTCAAAGGAAACGCCGATGAAGCTCGTTTCCCCGGCCCAGGTACCGGGCAGCGGCGTCCAGTAGGCCCAGCCGGCCAATCGGACGTCGTTGTCCGTCTCGCCCGGCTCAAGATCCTCGTCTTGGCTGACCACGCTGATGTTCATTCGGTAGTCGCCGTCGTCCCAGCCCACACCTTCGAGGTCGATGTCCTCGTCCTGTTCACCAAGCCATTCAACGGCGGTGCGCAGGTAGTTGTGCTCCCGGTCGTCGTGCAGGGGAAGGTCGGTGAGTTCCTCGACGTCGACCAGCTCCCAGTGCTGGGAGCGCCAGCCGTCGCCCGAGGTGGGTCCGTTGTGCACCGCACCGGAGATCACGATGTCGCCCTGGGGGCTGGAGATCCGGAAGACCTCGTACGGCGCGCCGTTGTAGTCGACATTGTCGGTGACGTACTCGGTGGTTTCCGCCGTCCAGTCCTCGGGCACCTCGAAGCTGAAGGTGCCGCCTTGGGTAGTGAAGGTCTCGGTGGCCGGCGCCTCATCGGTCGGCTCGTTCTCCGTGGGTTCACCGATGTCATCCGGAGCGGATGCGGTGGCGGTTTCGGTGACGGTGTCCGTCGGGGTGGGGTCCTCCTCCGGTTCAGAAGCACAGCCGCTGACCACCAGGCCGATGGCGGCAGCCAGCGAGAGCGCAGGCACCCACGGACGCTTGTTCTGTCGGTGAGTATTCACCACGGCGAACCTCCTAGGACGTGATGTTCCTCACCGTACCCACCGGCTAACCGCGAGCGCGAGGGTGGCTCGACGCATAGATTTCGCGCAGCGTCTCGGCCGTGACCAGGGTATATACCTGCGTCGTGGTGACCGAGGCGTGGCCCAGCAGCTCCTGAACGACACGCACATCGGCCCCGCCCTGCAGCAGATGAGTGGCGAAAGAATGCCGCAGCGTATGAGGCGACACCTCGACGTCGAGGCCCGCCCGCTCGGCCGCGTTCTGCAGGATGGTCCAGGCCGATTGGCGAGAGAGCCGACCACCACGTTGGTTGACGAACAAGGCGGCCGTGGCGGTGCGTGTGGTGGACTTGCGACGAGAGGAATCGCCCGCTTTGGCGACGATGCCGGGCCGGCCGCGCACCAACCAGGCGTCGAGTGCGGCGGCAGCGTAGGAGCCGAGTGGGACGATGCGCTCTTTGGACCCCTTGCCGAAGAGCCGCACCAGAGCGGGGCCTCGTTGATCGCCGTCCGTGCCCTGGGGGTTCTCCCCGATCGCTGTGCTGATGTCGTCGACGTCGAGACCCACCGCTTCGGAGATGCGGGCCCCGGTGGAGTACAGAAATTCCAGCAGGGCGCGGTCGCGCAGCCCGGCCGGAGTGTCCGTGGACACCGCCTCCAGCAGGGCCGTGACCTGGTCGATGCTCAGCGCCTTGGGCAGCCGCTGGCCCGGCTGCGGTGGGGCCACGTCGGCGGCGACGTCAGCGGTGACCAGGTCTTCGAGCAGCCAGAACCGATGTAGTCCGCGCACCGCCACCAGCGTTCGAGCGGCCGAGCGGGCGCTGAGCGCGCTACCGCCGTCCGTACCGGAGGATACCGCCTGCAGGAAGCCAGTGACGTGGTGAGTGGTGATGGACTCCGGCTCAAGCACCCGCTGGGTGTCCAGGTAGCGCAGGTACCGGGCGGTATCCCGTCGGTAGGCGGCCAGGGTGTTCGCACTGAGACCGCGCTCCACGGCGAGATGGTCCAGATATGCGTCGGTGACCTGCTGCAACGACATCACGGCTGGTCCGGGTCAGGGTTCCTTGTGCGCAGCCGAGCGGCCATGACCCCGATGAGGGTGTTGGCGTTGTGCAAGCAACCGTTCAGCGCGGCGGTGACGGCCTCGTCGAGGGGCACCCAGCGCCGAATCATGTGCGCTTCCTCGGCTTCGCGAGCATGACGCTGCTCGGCCGGGATCTCCTGTAGGCCGCGGGCTAGGAAAATCCTAATCGCTTCCGAGGAGGAACCCGGGGTGGGGTAATGGTCCATCAGCACAGACCAGTCGTTTGCGGACAGGTCCGCCTCTTCAGCGAGCTCGCGACGAGCGGCATCCACCAGTGACTCCCCCGGCACGTCGAGCAGTCCGGCCGGGATCTCCCAGAGCTCGGAGCGCACCGGGTGCCGGTATTGCCGGACCAAGCACACCTGATCCTTGTCGTCGAGGGCCACCACGGCGACCGCCCCGGGGTGTTCCACGAATTCGCGGGTCAGCTGCTCGTCCTCCAGGGTGAACGTCTCACGCTGCACCGACCAGATCGCGCCGCCGAATGCAGTGTGACGGTCCTGGACGGGTACGGAGCGCGCCACGTCACGCACGGGTGCAGTGTCGCTGTCGTCCAAGGTGTTCGTCATCGAGATCACTGTGTGGCGCGGGCCCGCTGGTAGTCCAGTCCGGCTCGGATCAGTCCGGCGAACAGCGGGTGTGCGGTGGTCGGACGGGATTTGAATTCGGGGTGTGCCTGAGTCGAGACGTAGTAGGGGTGCGTCTCGGTGGGCAGCTCCACGAACTCCACCAGGTTGCCGTCCGGCGAGGTACCGGAGATGCGCAGCCCGGCCTCCTCCAGGCGCTGACGGTAGGTGTTATTGACTTCGTAGCGATGGCGATGGCGTTCAGTGACCTCGGTGGCTCCGTAGGCCTGCGCCACCACGGAACCGTCTGCGAGGGTGGCCGGGTAGGAGCCCAGGCGCATGGTGCCGCCCAGGTTACCCGCACCCTCAACGAACTGTTCCTGCTCGGCCATGGTGGCGATCACCGGGTCGGAGGATTCGGGATCGAACTCGGTGGAGGAGGCGCCTTCGATGCCCAGCACGTTGCGGGCGTATTCAATCACCATCGACTGCAGTCCCAGGCACAGTCCCAGTGTGGGAATGCCGTGGGTGCGTGCGTGGCGCAGGGCGCCGATCTTACCGTCCAGGCCGCGCACACCGAATCCGCCGGGTACGCAGATCGCGTCCACGCCGGTCAGTGCTTGTACGGCACCTTCTTCGGTGGCGCAATCATCGGCCGGCACCCAGCGAAGGGTCACACGCGCATCGTGGGCGAAACCACCAGCGCGCAGCGCCTCGGTGACCGACAGGTACGCGTCGGGCAGGTCAATGTACTTGCCCACCAGTGCAACTTCCAAGGAGTGCTCCGGGTGGTGCACGGCGTCGAGCACGGTATCCCAACGGGTCCAGTCCACGTCCTTGAACTTCAGGTCCAGGGACTGCACCACGTAGGCGTCTAGAGACTGTTCGTGGATGATGCGCGGGATGTCGTAAATGGAGGGGGCATCGGCACAGTTGATGACGGCATCCAGGTCGACGTCGCACATCCGACCGATCTTGTCACGCACGTCGCCGGGCACCGGACGATCCGAGCGGATCACGATGGCGTCCGGCTGGATACCGATCGAGCGCAACGCGGCCACCGAGTGTTGGGTGGGCTTGGTTTTCAGCTCGTGGGATGGGCCGATGTAGGGCACCAGCGAGACGTGGATGAAGAACACGTTGTTGCGGCCCAGGTCCTGGCGTACCTGGCGGGCGGCCTCGAGGAATGGCTGGGATTCGATATCGCCGACGGTGCCGCCGATCTCGGTGATGATGACATCCGGTGCGCTCTCGCCCTCGGCGGGCAGGCGCATCCGGCGCTTGATCTCATCGGTGATATGCGGGATGACCTGGACGGTGTCGCCGAGGTAATCCCCACGGCGTTCCTTGTCGATCACCGTGGAGTAAATCTGACCGGTGGTGACGTTGTTGAGCCCATCGAGGTTCTCGTCGAGAAACCGTTCGTAGTGGCCGATGTCGAGGTCGGTTTCTGCCCCGTCTTCGGTCACGAAGACTTCCCCGTGTTGGAACGGGTTCATGGTGCCGGGGTCGACGTTAAGATAGGGGTCGAGCTTCTGCATGGTCACGCTGAGGCCGCGTGCGCGAAGCAGGTTACCGAGAGAGGACGCAGTCAGCCCCTTACCCAGGGACGAAGCGACACCCCCCGTGACGAAAATCTGACGGGTAGCAATGGACTGATCCGGGGTGCGCGAGTGTCTTTGAACCACGGACTTTCACTCTACACCCGATTAGGCCCTTGTGAGTAGCTCGCGGGCGTGTTCGCGGGCAGAATCCGAGTCGGCGTGTCCGGCGAGCATGCGCGCCAGCTCGCTGACGCGGTCCTCGCCTTCCAGCACGGTGACGTCGGAGGTGGTGAATCCGGCGTCCACATCGGCGTCCTTGACCACCCTGAGGTGCCGGTCCGCGAAGGCCGCGACCTGAGGTAGATGGGTGACGACGATGACCTGAACGTGCTGCGCCAGCCGGGCTAGGCGTTCTCCGATCTGCACGGCTGCCTCACCGCCGACGCCGGCGTCGACCTCATCGAAAACGAAGGTCGGCACCGGGTCCGTGGCAGCCAGCACCACCTCTAACGCCAGCATGACGCGGGAAAGCTCACCACCGGAGGCGCCCTTGCCCAGGGGCCGCGGGTCTGATCCGGGGTGGGGCTGCAGCAGCAAAGCGACCTCGTCGGCCCCGTGTGGCCCCGGCTCGGCGGCCGGCTCCACCTGCACGTGGAAGCTCGCTGAGGGCATAGACAGCGCCCGCAACTCCGTGGTGACCTGTTCGGACAGCTGTTCACCGGCGGCGCGGCGCAGCTCGCTCACTTTCGCCGCTTGCTCGGTAACCTCGCTGGCCAGCCGCTCCACATCCTCGGCCAGTTCATCCAGTCGGTCGGTATCGCTGTGAAGCTCATCCAGGCGCGGGCGGTGTGTTTCCGCATAGGCGATGACATCGGAAATTTCCGGGCCGTAGAGCCGCATGAGCCGAGTCAGTTCCGCTAACCGGGCTTGGGCGGCGTCCAGCTCGGCGGGACCTTCCTCATCCAGTCCGGTGGCGTAGCTGGCCAGCTCCGCGGAAATGTCTGCCAACACAATACCGGCCTCGCCCAACCGCTGGGCGGCCTGGGTGAGCATCTCATCGTCGGGGCCTTGCAGTAGGGCCTGACGGGCCGCCTCCACCAGGGCCTCGGCCGAGGGGGCGTCTAGGTCATCGTCGGAGCCAGACAGCCCGGTGCGGGCGGTCAGTGCGGAGCCGCGCAGTTCCTCGACGTTCTCGAGGCGCTGGATCCGCTGCCGCACCTCTTCGTCTTCCCCGCGCGTCAGTTCCGCTTGATCGATTTCCTCCAGCGCCCGCTGCAGGGCGTCGGCTTCACGAGCCCGGTCCTGCTGGTTCTCGGAGATCTCGGCCAGCAATGTCTGCGCTTCGCGCCACTGCCGATACAGGTCGGTGTATTCCTGAAGGGCACCGGCCAGCTCGGACCCGCCGAAGGAGTCAAGGGCGTGCCGTTGAGCCGCTGTGGAACGTAACCGCAACTGGTCGGTTTGTCCGTGCACCGCCACGGCTTGCGCACCGAGCTCACCGAGTAACGCCACCGGGACCCCACGGCCACCAGCGGTGGCCCGCGAACGGGTGGATCCCGCACTCTCGGTCATGCTGCGGGTAATCACCACGGAAGCTTGTCCCTGATCGCCGGTACCCGCGTCACGGTCGACGACGCCGCCAGCCTCTTCGGTGGCGTCCAACGCCGGATGGTCAGCCCGTAGCGCCAGGCCTGCTTCTACACTGGCCCGGTCCGCGCCCCGACGGATGGCCCCGGCATCGGCGCGGGCACCCAAGAGAAGGTTCAGGGCGGTCACCACCATGGTCTTACCGGCACCGGTTTCACCGGTCACCACCGTGAAACCGGGGTCGAA
It includes:
- the xerD gene encoding site-specific tyrosine recombinase XerD, which encodes MSLQQVTDAYLDHLAVERGLSANTLAAYRRDTARYLRYLDTQRVLEPESITTHHVTGFLQAVSSGTDGGSALSARSAARTLVAVRGLHRFWLLEDLVTADVAADVAPPQPGQRLPKALSIDQVTALLEAVSTDTPAGLRDRALLEFLYSTGARISEAVGLDVDDISTAIGENPQGTDGDQRGPALVRLFGKGSKERIVPLGSYAAAALDAWLVRGRPGIVAKAGDSSRRKSTTRTATAALFVNQRGGRLSRQSAWTILQNAAERAGLDVEVSPHTLRHSFATHLLQGGADVRVVQELLGHASVTTTQVYTLVTAETLREIYASSHPRARG
- a CDS encoding NUDIX domain-containing protein; translated protein: MTNTLDDSDTAPVRDVARSVPVQDRHTAFGGAIWSVQRETFTLEDEQLTREFVEHPGAVAVVALDDKDQVCLVRQYRHPVRSELWEIPAGLLDVPGESLVDAARRELAEEADLSANDWSVLMDHYPTPGSSSEAIRIFLARGLQEIPAEQRHAREAEEAHMIRRWVPLDEAVTAALNGCLHNANTLIGVMAARLRTRNPDPDQP
- a CDS encoding CTP synthase, encoding MVQRHSRTPDQSIATRQIFVTGGVASSLGKGLTASSLGNLLRARGLSVTMQKLDPYLNVDPGTMNPFQHGEVFVTEDGAETDLDIGHYERFLDENLDGLNNVTTGQIYSTVIDKERRGDYLGDTVQVIPHITDEIKRRMRLPAEGESAPDVIITEIGGTVGDIESQPFLEAARQVRQDLGRNNVFFIHVSLVPYIGPSHELKTKPTQHSVAALRSIGIQPDAIVIRSDRPVPGDVRDKIGRMCDVDLDAVINCADAPSIYDIPRIIHEQSLDAYVVQSLDLKFKDVDWTRWDTVLDAVHHPEHSLEVALVGKYIDLPDAYLSVTEALRAGGFAHDARVTLRWVPADDCATEEGAVQALTGVDAICVPGGFGVRGLDGKIGALRHARTHGIPTLGLCLGLQSMVIEYARNVLGIEGASSTEFDPESSDPVIATMAEQEQFVEGAGNLGGTMRLGSYPATLADGSVVAQAYGATEVTERHRHRYEVNNTYRQRLEEAGLRISGTSPDGNLVEFVELPTETHPYYVSTQAHPEFKSRPTTAHPLFAGLIRAGLDYQRARATQ
- the recN gene encoding DNA repair protein RecN, which produces MLEYLSISSLGVIGQAHVEFDPGFTVVTGETGAGKTMVVTALNLLLGARADAGAIRRGADRASVEAGLALRADHPALDATEEAGGVVDRDAGTGDQGQASVVITRSMTESAGSTRSRATAGGRGVPVALLGELGAQAVAVHGQTDQLRLRSTAAQRHALDSFGGSELAGALQEYTDLYRQWREAQTLLAEISENQQDRAREADALQRALEEIDQAELTRGEDEEVRQRIQRLENVEELRGSALTARTGLSGSDDDLDAPSAEALVEAARQALLQGPDDEMLTQAAQRLGEAGIVLADISAELASYATGLDEEGPAELDAAQARLAELTRLMRLYGPEISDVIAYAETHRPRLDELHSDTDRLDELAEDVERLASEVTEQAAKVSELRRAAGEQLSEQVTTELRALSMPSASFHVQVEPAAEPGPHGADEVALLLQPHPGSDPRPLGKGASGGELSRVMLALEVVLAATDPVPTFVFDEVDAGVGGEAAVQIGERLARLAQHVQVIVVTHLPQVAAFADRHLRVVKDADVDAGFTTSDVTVLEGEDRVSELARMLAGHADSDSAREHARELLTRA